Genomic DNA from Nitratidesulfovibrio vulgaris str. Hildenborough:
AGCGCAGGCCCCGACACGGCATTGCTGTCGTCTATCTCCACATAGACGAACGGCACACGCATGGCGTTGGGTACTTCGTTGAATCCTATGGTCATGGCCTAGTCTCCCTTTCTGGGCTTGGAAGGTCCGGCGGTGACGGGCACCACGTCTCCCGCTTGCAGCCGGCGCAGCCAGTGCGAATCGGTCGGCACCTCTGCGCCTTCGGCAGGCAGGGGCTGCATGGTCGCGGGGTCGCGCACCACAAGCCCGGTGCGCGGTCTGATGTGCAGGGTCTCAGGGATGTGGGGCATGGGGAGCCTCCTGTGGCAGGGTCAGGGTGTCTTGAGCGTCGATAGTGCCGTCCGGGGTGCCAGCAGGTGAAACGAGGTCCCAGCTGACGCCCCCGGTGGCGAAGACGTCCAGCGGCGCATCCGCGAGGGACCGCTCGTAGGTCACGGTGCAGTCGATACGGGCGCACCCCATGAGACGCTCCCCCGATGCGGCGAGGGATATCTCCACGGCGTCCAGTTCGCTGTCATCCACGAGGTCGCCGAAGGTCGGGTCGTCCAGGAGGGCAAGCTCGATCCTGTCGGCACGATCGTAGAGGATGGCGTCGAGTTCACGGGTGGCTTCCGCCACGACCTCGACGGCGAGGGTCAGCGAACGCTCGTAGCGCCGGGGCGAGGTGTCCTTGTGGTCGGCCTTCTCCTTGAGCGCATAGACGCCCACGGCGGGCAGGTCGGCAGACTGGATGTGGCGCACGCGCGAAGCATGCACTGCCTTGACCGCATCCCCCAGCGCCGAACGCAGCAAGGCGGCGACATGGTCGACGATGGCCTTGCGCGTGGTCATGCAGACTCCTTGTGCAGGCGTATGCGCCACATGCCGGGGTGCAGGGGTTCGCAGTCCGCCACGGTGAACCACTGGTCGCAGAAGCAGACCCGGTCGTCCTCCGCACGGGGCTTGCCGGGCAGTCCATCGCGAAGCACCACGATGCTGGGCTTGCTGCTGCTCACCTGCAGGTAGTCGCCAGCCTCCACCAGTTCGGCCCCTTCGAACCAGATGCCGTTGGTGGCCACCTGCTCGCCGCTGGCAAAGGCGATGGTCACAGGCTCCGTGAAGCCGGAAGCGAAGATGCGGCGTTGATCCAGACGGGCGCGGTCTGCGAGTCTCATGCCTTCACCTTGTCCAGAATGCGGTTTGCCTCGACCAGAACACGCTTGGAGAAGATCTCCTCCGCACGCACCTGCTGACGGAACCGCGTCTCCGGCCTGCCGAGAACGGATAGGAAAGAAGGACCATAGAGGCGCACGATCGGGTAGCTCGCCTTCTGGGTGCGCCCGTAGACCTCTCCCTTGGCGATGAATGCCCCCAGTAGCGGGCGATCCTTCTTGCCGCCTGTCGTCGAGATGAGCTTCCGGCCCGCACCTTGGCGGATCTTCACCGTGACGCCCTTCTTCGTCGGCTTCGCCCCCCAGCGGATGAGGGGGATGGACATGCGTCCCCGCGCATAGAGAACGGCGATCTTCGTACCGGGTCGAGCGTGCCTCACCCACATGGTGGCATCCACATCCTTCTTGGGAGCGGCATACTCCTCGCGGATGGCCTTGCTCGTCTCCGTCCGCATGGCGTAGATGGCCCGGTTCAGCGAGTGCACGACCACCCGTTCTATGCCGTTCGGGAGCCGCTCCACCTTACGGTAGAGTTCTCCCAGCACATGCTTGGCGTGGAAAGTGTCCAGACGGGCAAGCCTCTTGTCAGCCATGATCAGCGCTCCGGCCTGTCGTAGCTGTCCGGGTCGGGCACGAGGTCGGCCAACTGGCGAATCTTCTCCACGGTGACCTCACCCTTGCAGCGTTCGACGGCGTCCAGCACCGCAGGCACGCCATGCGTGAG
This window encodes:
- a CDS encoding DUF2635 domain-containing protein, with product MPHIPETLHIRPRTGLVVRDPATMQPLPAEGAEVPTDSHWLRRLQAGDVVPVTAGPSKPRKGD
- a CDS encoding head-tail joining protein; amino-acid sequence: MRLADRARLDQRRIFASGFTEPVTIAFASGEQVATNGIWFEGAELVEAGDYLQVSSSKPSIVVLRDGLPGKPRAEDDRVCFCDQWFTVADCEPLHPGMWRIRLHKESA
- a CDS encoding peptidase M16; protein product: MSKEVLVTVLRLALTHGVPAVLDAVERCKGEVTVEKIRQLADLVPDPDSYDRPER